In Streptococcus sp. SN-1, a single genomic region encodes these proteins:
- a CDS encoding ABC transporter ATP-binding protein yields the protein MNMIKVESLNKNIKGKAILKDISFEVTEGECVALIGPNGAGKTTLLDCLLGDKLVTSGQVSIQGLPVTSSQLDYTRSYLPQENVIVQKLKVKELIAFFQSIYPNPLSNQEIDQLLQFDKQQKEQFAEKLSGGQKRLFSFVLTLIGRPKLVFLDEPTAAMDTSTRQRFWEIVQDLKAQGVTILYSSHYIEEVEHTADRILVLNKGELIRDTTPLAMRSEEIEKHFILPLAYKEVVEQSNLVDNWAQKQDALQVVTREANAFWQLLVQAGCSIQEIEVNNRSLLDTIFEETQKGDD from the coding sequence ATGAACATGATTAAGGTAGAAAGCCTAAATAAAAACATCAAGGGCAAGGCTATTTTGAAGGATATTTCCTTTGAGGTAACAGAAGGTGAATGCGTCGCCTTGATTGGTCCCAATGGTGCTGGGAAGACCACACTCTTGGACTGTTTGCTTGGAGATAAACTGGTCACAAGCGGTCAAGTATCCATCCAAGGCTTGCCAGTGACGAGTTCTCAGTTAGACTACACAAGATCCTATCTCCCTCAAGAAAATGTCATCGTTCAGAAATTAAAGGTCAAAGAGTTGATTGCTTTCTTTCAAAGTATTTATCCAAATCCCTTGAGCAACCAGGAGATCGATCAACTATTGCAGTTTGACAAGCAACAAAAAGAGCAATTTGCAGAAAAATTGTCAGGTGGGCAAAAGCGTCTCTTCTCTTTTGTCTTGACCTTGATTGGGCGACCAAAGCTTGTCTTTTTAGATGAACCGACTGCTGCCATGGATACCTCTACCCGTCAACGTTTTTGGGAAATTGTTCAGGACCTAAAAGCGCAGGGAGTCACTATTCTCTATTCGTCCCATTATATCGAAGAGGTAGAGCATACAGCTGACCGGATTTTGGTCTTGAATAAGGGAGAGTTGATTCGTGATACGACGCCTCTAGCCATGCGTAGTGAGGAGATTGAAAAGCATTTTATCCTTCCTTTGGCTTACAAGGAAGTCGTTGAGCAGTCAAACTTGGTTGACAACTGGGCACAAAAACAGGATGCTCTACAAGTAGTCACACGAGAGGCAAATGCTTTCTGGCAACTGTTAGTTCAAGCAGGATGTAGCATACAAGAAATTGAAGTTAATAACCGCAGTTTGCTGGATACAATCTTTGAAGAAACACAAAAGGGAGATGACTAA